The Pseudomonas fluorescens nucleotide sequence ATTGTTGGCAACGATACCGCCGATCTTGCAGGCGTTGATCGAGGCAGGGTCCGGGCCGATCTTGCGTCCGAACGGGGCCAGCCAGGCGTTGGCCTGGGCGCCGACTACCCCCGGTTGCAGACGGATCTGCTGGCCCTGATCGCGAATCTCGCGACCGTTCCAGTTATCACCGAGCACGATCAACACCGAGTCGCTGATGGCCTGGCCGGACAGGCTGGTGCCGGCGGCGCGGAAGGTGACCGACACGTGCTCGCGCTGGGCCAGCTTGAGCAGGGCGACCACTTCGTCTTCGGATTCGACCCGCACCACCAGCTTGGGAATCAGCCGGTAGAAGCTGGCATCAGTGCCGAAAGCCAGGGTCGACAGCGGATCGTCGAAACGTCGCTCGGCGGGTATCAGGCGTGCTACCGAGTCGAGGAACGCGGTGGGCAGACTCATGCAATCTCCTCGTGGGGCAGTGGCATCTGATGCGCCGCGTGCCCCGGTCAATCAGGCTGTGATTCGAAGGCGCGGCAATCAGGCACCCAGTTCGCGGACCAGCGAGTCGCGGGTGATTTCGCTGATCGATTTGGCGCCAGTCAGCACCATGGCCACGCGCATTTCTTTTTCGAACAGGTCCAGCAGGTTTTTCACCCCGGCTTCGCCGGCGGTGGCCAGGGCATAGAGGAATGCGCGGCCGATCAGCACGGTGTCGGCGCCCAGGGCAATCATGCGCACTACGTCCAGGCCGCTGCGGATGCCGGAGTCGGCGAGGATCTTCAGGTCGCCTTTCACCGCGTCGGCAATCGCCGGCAAGGCGCGGGCGCTGGACAGCACGCCGTCGAGCTGGCGGCCACCGTGGTTGGAAACGACGATGCCGTCGGCGCCGAATTTCACCGCATCCTTGGCATCTTGCGGGTCGAGGATGCCCTTGATCACCATCGGACCTTCCCAGAACTCGCGGATCCACTCCAGGTCTTTCCAGGAAATCGACGGGTCGAAGTTGGCACCCAGCCAGCCGATGTAATCGGCCAGGCCCGTGGGGCTGCCACGGTAGGCGGAGATGTTGCCCAGGTCATGGGGCTTGCCCAGCAGGCCGACATCCAGGGCCCACTGCGGGTGGGTCATGGCCTGCCAGACGCGGCGCAGCGGCGCATTCGGGCCGCTCATGCCGGAGTGGGCGTCGCGGTAGCGGGCGCCGGGTACCGGCATGTCCACGGTGAACACCAGGGTGGTGACGCCAGCCGCCTTGGCGCGCTCCAGGGCGTTGCGCATGAAGCCGCGGTCCTTGAGCACGTAGAGCTGGAACCACATCGGCCGGTCAATGGCCGGCGCCACTTCTTCGATCGGGCACACCGACACCGTCGACATCGTGAACGGAATGCCTTTGGCCGCCGCGGCACGGGCCGCCTGAACTTCGCCGCGGCGTGCGTACATGCCGGTCAGGCCGACCGGGGCCAGGGCTACTGGCATGCTCAGGGTTTCGTTGAACAACTGGGTCTGGAGGCTCAGCTCGGACATATTCTTCAATACGCGTTGGCGCAGGGCGATGCCGGCCAGGTCCTGAACGTTGTGGCGCAGCGTGTGCTCGGCGTAGGCACCGCCGTCGGCGTAGTGGAACAGGAATGGCGGCAGCTTGCGTTGGGCAGCTGCGCGGTAATCGGTAGAGGCAGAAATGATCATGGGGTCTCGCAGCGTTGGTTAAAGGGGAGCTGCCGGGCGCGCCACAACGCGCCCGGCCCCTGACACTTTAGTGAACCAGCATGCCGGTCAGCCAATAAGCCTGGATCAAGGTGATCAGGCCGACGATGGTGGCGAAGAACAAGCTGTGCTTGAGGGTGAAGCGGAACAGGTCCGACTCTTTGCCGACCAGGCCGGTGGCGGCGCAGGCCACGGCGATCGATTGCGGCGAGATCATCTTGCCGGTCACGCCGCCGCTGGTGTTGGCGGCAACCAGCAGGGTGTCGTTGACCCCGATCTGGTGCGCAGTGGTGGCCTGCAGCGAGCTGAACAGGGCGTTGGACGAGGTGTCGGAACCGGTCAGGAACACGCCCAGCCAGCCAAGGAACGGCGAGAAGAACGGGAACGCCGCGCCGGTGCCGGCCAGCACCAGGGCCATGGTCGAAGACATGCCCGAGTAGTTGGTGACGAAGGCGAAGGCCAGCACCATGCCGATCGACAGGATCGGCCAGCGCAGTTCGAAGAAGGTCTCTTTCAAAGTGGTCAGACCAGTTTTGAAATTGATCTTCAGCACCAGCATCGAAATCAGCGCCGAGAAGAAGATCGCGGTACCGGTGGCGGAAATCGGGTCGAACTTGAACACCGCCGGGATCGCTGTCGGGGTGGCGACGATCGGTGCGGTCTTGATCACCAGTTGGTCAAGGTGCGCAATGGCGAAGTTGAACACCCAGCTGTACATCGAACCGCCGGCGGCGAAAGCGGCCTTGAACGGCTTGAGGGTCCAGATGGTGACCAGCACGGTAAGGATCAGGAACGGCGACCAGGCCTTGAAAATCTCGCCGAAGCTGTACGGCGAAGGCTGGCTGCCACTGCTCTGGACCACTGCGGCGCCGACGCTGCCGGGGGCCGCGGCGAACGAGCGCTTGGGCTGCCAGACCTTGAGGAACAGGGTCAGGGAAATCAGGCTGGCCAGGGCTGAGGTGATGTCCGGCAGTTCCGGGCCGATGAAGTTCGAGGTGAAGTACTGGGTCACGGCGAAGCTCAAGCCGGCTACGAGCGCGGCTGGCCAGGTCTCTTTGACGCCGCGCAGGCCGTCCATCATGAACACCAGCCAGAACGGCACGAACAGCGACAGCAGTGGCAGTTGGCGACCGGTCATGGCGCCGATCTTGAACGCATCGATACCGGTAACCTGACCTGCAACGATGATCGGAATGCCCAGGGCGCCGAAGGCCACCGGTGCAGTGTTGGCGATCAGGCACAAGCCGGCGGCGTAGAGCGGATTGAAGCCCAGGCCCACCAGCAGGGCAGCGGTAATCGCCACCGGTGCGCCGAAACCTGCCGCACCTTCGAGGAAGGCGCCGAAGCAGAAGCCGATCAACAGCACTTGCAGGCGTTGGTCATCGGTGATCGACAGCACCGAGCTGCGGATCACTTCGAACTGGCCGCTCTTGACTGTCAGTTTGTACAGGAAGACAGCGGCGACAATGATCCAGGCAATCGGCCACAGGCCATAGGCAAAGCCGTATCCGGCGGCGGCGAGCGCCATGTCGGCAGGCATCTGGAAGGCAAAGATCGCCACCAGGATCGACAGGCCCAGCGTGATGCTGCCAGCCACATGACCCTTGAGGCGGAACACCGCCAGCGCGAGGAAGAAGAACACGATCGGGATGACTGCCGCGAGCGCGGACAGGCCAAGACTGCCAAGCGGACTGTAAAGCTGTTGCCAGGTTTGCATATGGGGTGGCCCCTAATTGTTGTTGGTCAGGCACTGGCATTGGATAATTGGTAAGACCAATTTACAATGTCGAGGCGCTAGGTTAAAAGCCTCGCTGCGGCTGTGTCAATTTGTCCCAGGAAAAACTTTTGTCGCAGGGGTGCAGGAACACGGGCCTGAACGGCAGGGAAATTTGCCAACTGATTAGTGTCGGCGGGGCGCGGATGCGCCAGAATAGACAGCCCCGAACGCACTCGGGATTGTGGAGAGCATGTGATGGTTTTTGATCAGGTCCGCCAACGCCGTTTGTCCGACGATATCGTCGAGCGGCTGGAGGGGATGATTCTTGAGGGCACCTTGACGGCCGGTCAGCGCCTGCCCGCCGAGCGGGCGCTGGCCGAGCAGTTCGGCGTGTCACGACCGTCGTTGCGCGAAGCGATCCAGAAACTGGTGGCCAAAGGTTTGTTGGTCAGTCGTCAGGGCGGCGGCAACTACGTGGCCGAATCGCTTGGCTCGACCTTCAGTGACCCGCTGCTGCAGTTGCTTGAAAGCAACCCCGAAGCGCAGCGCGACTTGCTGGAGTTCCGGCATACACTGGAGGCATCCTGCGCCTATTATGCGGCGATCCGCGCCACCGAGCCGGATCGTCAGCGGCTCAAGGCGGCCTTCGATACCTTGCAGGATTGTTACGCCCGCGCTGATGAAGTGGACCGGGCCGAGGAGGGCGCGGCAGATGCGCGCTTCCACCTGGCGATCGCCGAGGCCAGCCATAACGCGGTGCTGTTGCACACCATTCGTGGCCTGTTCGACCTGCTCAAGCGCAACGTGGTCACCAACATCGGCGGCATGTACAAGCAGCGCGCCGAAACCCGCGACATGCTCATCAGCCAGCACCGTGAGTTGTACCTGGCGATTGTCGAAGGGCGGGCGGAGGATGCTCGCGAAGTGTCCAGCCGGCACATCACTTATGTGCAGGAAGTGCTCGATGAAGTGCGTCAGGAGGTTCAGCGGGTGGCACGGGCGCAGCGGCGTAGCGGGCGCTAGCAATCGCGCAGATGCAATCGCGGGGTAAGCCCGCTCCTGCAGGAGCGGGCTTGCCCCGCGATGAGCCAAAGTCAGACTGGGATCAGTCTTCCTTGCCCTTGTTGCGCACCGCGCGCTGCAATTCGCGGTCGGAATCGCGCTCGCGCTGGGTATCGCGCTTGTCGTATTCCTTCTTGCCCTTGCCCAGTGCGATTTCGCACTTGATCAAGTGCTTGCTCCAATAGATCGACAAGGCCACGCAGGTGTAGCCCTTCTGCTGGACGGCCGCATGCAGGCGTTCCAGCTCTCGACGGTTGAGCAGCAGTTTGCGGGTACGTGTCGGGT carries:
- the lldD gene encoding FMN-dependent L-lactate dehydrogenase LldD; translation: MIISASTDYRAAAQRKLPPFLFHYADGGAYAEHTLRHNVQDLAGIALRQRVLKNMSELSLQTQLFNETLSMPVALAPVGLTGMYARRGEVQAARAAAAKGIPFTMSTVSVCPIEEVAPAIDRPMWFQLYVLKDRGFMRNALERAKAAGVTTLVFTVDMPVPGARYRDAHSGMSGPNAPLRRVWQAMTHPQWALDVGLLGKPHDLGNISAYRGSPTGLADYIGWLGANFDPSISWKDLEWIREFWEGPMVIKGILDPQDAKDAVKFGADGIVVSNHGGRQLDGVLSSARALPAIADAVKGDLKILADSGIRSGLDVVRMIALGADTVLIGRAFLYALATAGEAGVKNLLDLFEKEMRVAMVLTGAKSISEITRDSLVRELGA
- the smpB gene encoding SsrA-binding protein SmpB; translation: MAKQKKHPTGTIAQNKKARHDYFIEHKFEAGLVLSGWEVKSLRAGKAHLTDSYVVLKDGEAWLMGSHITPLTAASTHVIADPTRTRKLLLNRRELERLHAAVQQKGYTCVALSIYWSKHLIKCEIALGKGKKEYDKRDTQRERDSDRELQRAVRNKGKED
- a CDS encoding GntR family transcriptional regulator, which codes for MVFDQVRQRRLSDDIVERLEGMILEGTLTAGQRLPAERALAEQFGVSRPSLREAIQKLVAKGLLVSRQGGGNYVAESLGSTFSDPLLQLLESNPEAQRDLLEFRHTLEASCAYYAAIRATEPDRQRLKAAFDTLQDCYARADEVDRAEEGAADARFHLAIAEASHNAVLLHTIRGLFDLLKRNVVTNIGGMYKQRAETRDMLISQHRELYLAIVEGRAEDAREVSSRHITYVQEVLDEVRQEVQRVARAQRRSGR
- a CDS encoding lactate permease LctP family transporter, with the protein product MQTWQQLYSPLGSLGLSALAAVIPIVFFFLALAVFRLKGHVAGSITLGLSILVAIFAFQMPADMALAAAGYGFAYGLWPIAWIIVAAVFLYKLTVKSGQFEVIRSSVLSITDDQRLQVLLIGFCFGAFLEGAAGFGAPVAITAALLVGLGFNPLYAAGLCLIANTAPVAFGALGIPIIVAGQVTGIDAFKIGAMTGRQLPLLSLFVPFWLVFMMDGLRGVKETWPAALVAGLSFAVTQYFTSNFIGPELPDITSALASLISLTLFLKVWQPKRSFAAAPGSVGAAVVQSSGSQPSPYSFGEIFKAWSPFLILTVLVTIWTLKPFKAAFAAGGSMYSWVFNFAIAHLDQLVIKTAPIVATPTAIPAVFKFDPISATGTAIFFSALISMLVLKINFKTGLTTLKETFFELRWPILSIGMVLAFAFVTNYSGMSSTMALVLAGTGAAFPFFSPFLGWLGVFLTGSDTSSNALFSSLQATTAHQIGVNDTLLVAANTSGGVTGKMISPQSIAVACAATGLVGKESDLFRFTLKHSLFFATIVGLITLIQAYWLTGMLVH